From a region of the Heliangelus exortis chromosome 19, bHelExo1.hap1, whole genome shotgun sequence genome:
- the USP30 gene encoding ubiquitin carboxyl-terminal hydrolase 30 isoform X2 yields the protein MPGGAAETVRRVLRVGSAARHKVMKNWGVIGGVAAAVAAGMYVLWGPMTERKKRRRGLVPGLLNLGNTCFMNSLLQGLSSCPSFIKWLEEFTAQYRTEQPQPSEHRYLSVTLLHLLRALSCQEAAEDDDVLDASCLLEVLRMYRWQISSFEEQDAHELFHVLTSSLEDERDRQPRVTHLFDVHSLEPEIKQKQIICRTRGSLPPVPSHWKAQHPFHGRLTSNMVCKHCEHQSPVRYDTFDSLSLSIPAAVWGRPMTLDHCLHHFISSESVKDVVCDNCTKIQAEGTLNGQSIENQRTTFVKQLKLGKLPQCLCIHLQRLSWSNQGTPLKRQEHVQFNEFLIMDIYKYHIPAHKSSQKELNQKTSEEAAPGTKDGRAVKPSDAEQLAGTKPLFRNGACSSSFLMSSGTFPLAAFPECSSPVYLYRLMAVVVHHGDMHSGHFVTYRRSPASPKSPLPVSSQWLWVSDDTVRRASLQEVLSSSAYLLFYERVQSRVQPQSSGGRAEE from the exons aTGCCGGGCGGTGCGGCAGAGACGGTGCGGAGGGTACTGCGGGTCGGTTCGGCGGCCAG GCATAAAGTGATGAAGAACTGGGGTGTTATCGGGGGGGTGGCAGCGGCGGTGGCAGCGGGGATGTACGTGCTGTGGGGGCCCATGACCGAGAGGAAGAAGCGGAGGAGAG GGCTTGTGCCTGGGCTTCTCAACCTGGGGAACACTTGTTTCATGAACTCTCTGCTGCAAGGTTTATCCTCCTGCCCCTCTTTCATCAAGTGGCTGGAGGAATTTACAGCACAGTACAGgacagagcagccccagccctctgagcacCGGTACCTCTCAGTCACTTTGCTGCATCTCCTCAGAG CTTTATCCTGCCAAGAGGCTGCAGAGGATGATGATGTCCTGGATGCCAGCTGCCTCTTAGAAGTTCTACGGATGTACAGGTGGCAGATCTCCTCATTTGAAGAGCAG GATGCCCATGAACTCTTCCATGTCCTTACCTCCTCCTTAGAAGACGAGCGGGATCGTCAGCCCCGGGTGACACATTTGTTTGATGTGCATTCACTGGAG ccagaaataaagcaaaagcaaataatCTGCAGAACAAGAG GGTCTCTTCCCCCTGTGCCAAGTCACTGGAAAGCTCAGCACCCCTTTCATGGCAGGCTGACCAGCAACATGGTTTGCAAACACTGTGAACACCAG AGTCCTGTGAGGTATGATACCTTTGACAGTCTCTCCCTGAGCAttccagcagctgtgtgg GGTCGCCCTATGACACTGGATCACTGCCTCCATCATTTCATCTCCTCTGAATCTGTGAAGGATGTGGTGTGTGACAACTGCACTAAA ATCCAGGCAGAAGGGACTCTGAATGGACAGAGCATAGAAAACCAGAGGACAACATTTGTTAAGCAATTAAAGTTGGGAAAG CTCCCTCAGTGTCTGTGCATCCATCTGCAAAGGCTGAGCTGGTCAAACCAAGGCACTCCCCTGAAACGACAAGAACACGTCCAGTTCAATGAGTTCCTCATCATGGACATCTACAAATATCACATCCCTGCCCATAAATCAAGCCAGAAGGAGCTGAATCAGAAAACCTCTGAAGAGGCAGCACCTGGAACAAAGGATGGGAGAGCAGTAAAAccttcag ATGCAGAGCAGCTGGCTGGTACTAAACCACTCTTTAGGAATGGTGCCTGCTCCTCTTCATTTTTAATGTCCTCGGGAACTTTCCCACTTGCTGCATTCCCTGAGTGCAG ctcccccgTGTACCTGTACCGCCTGATGGCAGTGGTGGTTCATCACGGTGACATGCACTCGGGTCACTTCGTCACTTACCGCCGGTCCCCCGCCTCCCCCAAGAGCCCCCTCCCGGTGAGCAGCCAGTGGCTCTGGGTTTCGGATGACACGGTCCGCAGAGCCAGCCTGCAGGAGGTCCTCTCCTCCAGCGCCTATTTGCTTTTTTACGAACGCGTTCAGTCCCGGGTGCAGCCCCAGAGCTCGGGGGGCAGGGCTGAGGAGTGA
- the ALKBH2 gene encoding DNA oxidative demethylase ALKBH2 isoform X2 encodes MERYVVKRPAGDAGGGGGKRPRAAEPVSGQAPWQEIRAPGLDCDYRVLFGKAEADEIFRQLEEQVEYFEGEMTKLHVFGKWHDIPRKQIQRW; translated from the exons ATGGAACGGTACGTGGTTAAACGCCCCGCCGGGGAtgcggggggcggcgggggcaAGAGGCCGCGGGCGGCGGAGCCCGTGTCCGGGCAGGCCCCCTGGCAGGAGATCCGGGCCCCGGGTCTGGACTGTGACTACCGAGTGCTCTTCGGCAAGGCCGAGGCTGACGAGATTTTCCGGCAGTTGGAGGAGCAGGTGGAATATTTCGAAG GTGAGATGACAAaattgcatgtgtttggcaagTGGCATGACATTCCAAGGAAGCAG ATACAAAGATGGTGA
- the ALKBH2 gene encoding DNA oxidative demethylase ALKBH2 isoform X1 → MERYVVKRPAGDAGGGGGKRPRAAEPVSGQAPWQEIRAPGLDCDYRVLFGKAEADEIFRQLEEQVEYFEGEMTKLHVFGKWHDIPRKQVTYGDPELTYTYSGVTFSPKPWIPVLTRIRDRVALETGHTFNFVLINRYKDGEDHIGEHRDDERELVPRSPIASVSFGASRDFVFRHCDSRGKNATCHLKPIKLELAHGSLLLMKYPTNVYWYHSLPTRRRVLAPRINLTFRKVMATAKK, encoded by the exons ATGGAACGGTACGTGGTTAAACGCCCCGCCGGGGAtgcggggggcggcgggggcaAGAGGCCGCGGGCGGCGGAGCCCGTGTCCGGGCAGGCCCCCTGGCAGGAGATCCGGGCCCCGGGTCTGGACTGTGACTACCGAGTGCTCTTCGGCAAGGCCGAGGCTGACGAGATTTTCCGGCAGTTGGAGGAGCAGGTGGAATATTTCGAAG GTGAGATGACAAaattgcatgtgtttggcaagTGGCATGACATTCCAAGGAAGCAGGTAACCTATGGAGACCCTGAGTTAACCTACACTTACTCAGGTGTTACCTTCTCTCCTAAACCATGGATCCCAGTCCTCACCCGCATCAGAGACCGTGTTGCTTTGGAGACAGGACATACTTTTAATTTTGTCCTTATTAACAG ATACAAAGATGGTGAGGACCACATTGGTGAACACCGAGATGATGAGAGGGAGCTGGTGCCACGCAGCCCCATCGCCTCCGTGTCCTTTGGAGCTTCCAGGGACTTTGTTTTCAGGCACTGTGattccagagggaaaaatgcCACGTGCCACTTGAAGCCCATCAAACTGGAGCTGGCCCACGGGAGCCTGCTGCTGATGAAGTACCCCACCAACGTGTACTGGTACCACAGCCTGCCCACCCGCAGGAGAGTGCTTGCCCCAAGGATCAACCTCACCTTCCGAAAAGTCATGGCCACAGCCAAGAAGTGA
- the SVOP gene encoding synaptic vesicle 2-related protein, whose product MAENRARPGQSGWNGHRSPRRSVPRQPLRGRRQRGELARSCGEEIFIQWSRAGSLGPVEHGAEAGTNPCNNSALHLSCPLLPGFLHLNSSSSLQQVFLCLPKLSLPAEGEANRHGSARVTLYFPAPSLSSLPPRISLAHAAPSLPHLPPSPQLLPSLPPAAPSLPSSLPLSAPCGRDERSSCRRSPAMEDDLFQLRQLPVVKFRRTGESSRSDEDVISGEHEIQIEGVRTELEPVELEDGAAVPKEFANPSDDTFLVEDAVEAIGFGKFQWKLSVITGLAWMADAMEMMILSILAPQLHCEWRLPSWQVALLTSVVFVGMMSSSTLWGNISDQYGRKTGLKISVLWTLYYGILSGFAPVYSWILVLRGLVGFGIGGVPQSVTLYAEFLPMKARAKCILLIEVFWAIGTVFEVLLAVLVMPTLGWRWLLILSALPLLLFAVLCFWLPESARYDVLSGNQEKAIATLKRIATENGAPMPLGKLIISRQEDRGKMRDLFTPHFRWTTLLLWFIWFSNAFSYYGLVLLTTEFFQAGDVCSISSRRQEVKSKCSLTCEYLTEEDYTDLLWTTLSEFPGVLVTLWIIDRIGRKKTMALSFLVFSFCSLLLFLCVGRNVLTVLLFIARAFISGGFQAAYVYTPEVYPTATRALGLGTCSGMARVGALITPFIAQVMLESSVYLTLVVYSGCCLLAAVASCFLPIETKGCGLQESSHREWGQEMVGRGPHSPEVTRSNSGSQE is encoded by the exons ATGGCGGAGAACCGGGCAAGGCCCGGGCAAAGCGGGTGGAACGGGCACCGATCCCCGCGCCGCTCAGTCCCCCGGCAGCCCCTGAGGGGACGGCGGCAGCGTGGGGAGTTGGCTCGAAGctgtggggaggag ATTTTTATCCagtggagcagagcaggctcCTTGGGTCCTGTGGAGCACGGGGCTGAGGCTGGTACCAATCCCTGCaataactctgctctccatttgtCCTGCCCACTGCTCCCTGGATTTTTACACCTTAATTCCTCTTCCTCACTGCAGCAG GTTTTTCTCTGCCTGCCCAAACTCTCTCTtccagctgaaggagaagcCAACAGGCACGGATCTGCCAGGGTGACACTTTATTTTCCAG CTCCgtccctcagctccctccctccccgcaTCTCTCTCGCTCACgcagctccctcccttcctcacctccctccttccccgcagctccttccctccctccctcccgcagctccatccctcccttcaTCCCTGCCTCTCTCCGCGCCATGCGGGAGGGATGAGCGCAGCTCCTGCAGACGCAGCCCGGCAATGGAGGATGATTTATTCCAGCTGAGACAGCTGCC gGTGGTGAAGTTTCGTCGCACAGGGGAAAGCTCAAGGTCAGATGAAGATGTCATTTCAGGAGAACATGAAATTCAGATTGAGGGTGTCCGGACAGAGCTAGAGCCTGTTGAGCTTGAGGATGGAGCTGCAGTGCCAAAAGAATTTGCTAACCCATCTGATG ATACTTTCCTGGTGGAAGATGCGGTGGAAGCCATTGGATTTGGGAAGTTCCAGTGGAAGCTGTCTGTGATTACTGGATTAGCATGG ATGGCAGATGCTATGGAAATGATGATTTTAAGTATCCTAGCTCCTCAGCTTCATTGTGAGTGGCGATTACCAAGCTGGCAGGTTGCATTGCTCACCTCG GTGGTGTTTGTGGGGATGATGTCCAGCTCCACCCTCTGGGGAAACATCTCAGACCAGTATGGGAGAAAAACA GGCCTAAAGATCAGCGTGTTGTGGACACTCTATTATGGGATCCTCAGTGGGTTTGCACCAGTGTACAGCTGGATCTTGGTGCTGAGGGGCCTGGTGGGCTTTGGGATTGGAGGAGTGCCTCAGTC GGTAACCTTATATGCTGAATTCCTTCCAATGAAAGCCAgagcaaaatgcattttattaataGAG GTCTTTTGGGCCATTGGGACTGTGTTTGAAGtcctcctggcagtgctggtgaTGCCCACCCTTGGCTGGCGGTGGCTTCTCATCCTTTCTGCCCTCCCCCTTCTGCTCTTTGCTGTCCTGTGTTTT TGGCTGCCAGAAAGTGCCAGGTATGATGTTTTATCTGGAAATCAAGAAAAAGCAATTGCCACTTTAAAGAGGATAGCAACAGAAAATGGAGCTCCTATGCCTTtgggaaaattaattatttccagACAG GAAGACCGAGGGAAAATGAGGGACCTTTTTACACCTCATTTTAGATGGACCACATTGTTACTCTGGTTTATATG GTTTTCCAATGCTTTTTCATATTATGGGTTAGTTTTATTAACTACAGAGTTCTTCCAAGCAGGAGATGTCTGCAGCA TATCCAGCAGAAGGCAAGAAGTTAAATCAAAGTGCAGCCTGACCTGTGAGTACCTGACAGAGGAAGACTACACTGATCTTCTCTGGACAACCCTCTCAGAATTCCCTG gGGTCTTGGTGACACTGTGGATCATCGATCGGATCGGCCGCAAGAAAACCATGGCCCTCTCCTTCCTTGTCTTCTCCTTTTGCAGccttctgctgtttctctgtgttGGAAG AAATGTTCTTACTGTGCTGCTCTTCATTGCAAGAGCTTTTATTTCAGGAGGATTTCAGGCTGCTTATGTTTACACTCCTGAG GTTTATCCAACAGCCACACGGGCTCTGGGCCTGGGAACCTGCAGTGGCATGGCCAGAGTGGGAGCCCTGATAACCCCCTTCATTGCACAG gtgaTGTTGGAATCTTCAGTCTATTTAACTCTGGTGGTTTACAGTGGCTGTTgcctcctggctgctgtggctTCCTGCTTCTTGCCCATTGAAACCAAAGGTTGTGGCTTACAGGAGTCCAGCCACAGAGAGTGGGGACAGGAGATGGTTGGGAGAGGACCTCACTCCCCAGAGGTCACCAGGTCAAACTCTGGATCCCAGGAATGA
- the USP30 gene encoding ubiquitin carboxyl-terminal hydrolase 30 isoform X1, whose product MPGGAAETVRRVLRVGSAARHKVMKNWGVIGGVAAAVAAGMYVLWGPMTERKKRRRGLVPGLLNLGNTCFMNSLLQGLSSCPSFIKWLEEFTAQYRTEQPQPSEHRYLSVTLLHLLRALSCQEAAEDDDVLDASCLLEVLRMYRWQISSFEEQDAHELFHVLTSSLEDERDRQPRVTHLFDVHSLEQPEIKQKQIICRTRGSLPPVPSHWKAQHPFHGRLTSNMVCKHCEHQSPVRYDTFDSLSLSIPAAVWGRPMTLDHCLHHFISSESVKDVVCDNCTKIQAEGTLNGQSIENQRTTFVKQLKLGKLPQCLCIHLQRLSWSNQGTPLKRQEHVQFNEFLIMDIYKYHIPAHKSSQKELNQKTSEEAAPGTKDGRAVKPSDAEQLAGTKPLFRNGACSSSFLMSSGTFPLAAFPECSSPVYLYRLMAVVVHHGDMHSGHFVTYRRSPASPKSPLPVSSQWLWVSDDTVRRASLQEVLSSSAYLLFYERVQSRVQPQSSGGRAEE is encoded by the exons aTGCCGGGCGGTGCGGCAGAGACGGTGCGGAGGGTACTGCGGGTCGGTTCGGCGGCCAG GCATAAAGTGATGAAGAACTGGGGTGTTATCGGGGGGGTGGCAGCGGCGGTGGCAGCGGGGATGTACGTGCTGTGGGGGCCCATGACCGAGAGGAAGAAGCGGAGGAGAG GGCTTGTGCCTGGGCTTCTCAACCTGGGGAACACTTGTTTCATGAACTCTCTGCTGCAAGGTTTATCCTCCTGCCCCTCTTTCATCAAGTGGCTGGAGGAATTTACAGCACAGTACAGgacagagcagccccagccctctgagcacCGGTACCTCTCAGTCACTTTGCTGCATCTCCTCAGAG CTTTATCCTGCCAAGAGGCTGCAGAGGATGATGATGTCCTGGATGCCAGCTGCCTCTTAGAAGTTCTACGGATGTACAGGTGGCAGATCTCCTCATTTGAAGAGCAG GATGCCCATGAACTCTTCCATGTCCTTACCTCCTCCTTAGAAGACGAGCGGGATCGTCAGCCCCGGGTGACACATTTGTTTGATGTGCATTCACTGGAG CAGccagaaataaagcaaaagcaaataatCTGCAGAACAAGAG GGTCTCTTCCCCCTGTGCCAAGTCACTGGAAAGCTCAGCACCCCTTTCATGGCAGGCTGACCAGCAACATGGTTTGCAAACACTGTGAACACCAG AGTCCTGTGAGGTATGATACCTTTGACAGTCTCTCCCTGAGCAttccagcagctgtgtgg GGTCGCCCTATGACACTGGATCACTGCCTCCATCATTTCATCTCCTCTGAATCTGTGAAGGATGTGGTGTGTGACAACTGCACTAAA ATCCAGGCAGAAGGGACTCTGAATGGACAGAGCATAGAAAACCAGAGGACAACATTTGTTAAGCAATTAAAGTTGGGAAAG CTCCCTCAGTGTCTGTGCATCCATCTGCAAAGGCTGAGCTGGTCAAACCAAGGCACTCCCCTGAAACGACAAGAACACGTCCAGTTCAATGAGTTCCTCATCATGGACATCTACAAATATCACATCCCTGCCCATAAATCAAGCCAGAAGGAGCTGAATCAGAAAACCTCTGAAGAGGCAGCACCTGGAACAAAGGATGGGAGAGCAGTAAAAccttcag ATGCAGAGCAGCTGGCTGGTACTAAACCACTCTTTAGGAATGGTGCCTGCTCCTCTTCATTTTTAATGTCCTCGGGAACTTTCCCACTTGCTGCATTCCCTGAGTGCAG ctcccccgTGTACCTGTACCGCCTGATGGCAGTGGTGGTTCATCACGGTGACATGCACTCGGGTCACTTCGTCACTTACCGCCGGTCCCCCGCCTCCCCCAAGAGCCCCCTCCCGGTGAGCAGCCAGTGGCTCTGGGTTTCGGATGACACGGTCCGCAGAGCCAGCCTGCAGGAGGTCCTCTCCTCCAGCGCCTATTTGCTTTTTTACGAACGCGTTCAGTCCCGGGTGCAGCCCCAGAGCTCGGGGGGCAGGGCTGAGGAGTGA